TCGAGTGGCAGCGCCTGAGCCCGGAAGACGATGTCGAGGGTCCAGAAGGCTTGAGTATGGTGGTGGAGCAGCTCGACGGCTTCGAGGCGGCGGCTGCCGCCTGGGAAAGCGAGATTCTCCCGGCGCGGGTGGCGGACTACGACCCCTCGTGGCTCGATTCGCTCTGTCTTTCCGGGCGCTGTACCTGGGCACGCTTGTCGCCGGCGCGAACCGGGGGGCGCGACACCGAGGCGGAAGCTCCCGTCGTGCGTGGTCGCGGCGGCCCCGTGCGCACCACGCCCATCGCGCTCTTGCAGCGCAGCAACCTGCGAGCCTGGCCGCAGCTCGAGACCTGGCCGGAAGACCTGCACCTGTCGCCAGAAGCACAAGGCGTCTACTCCTACCTGCAACGCCGGGGTGCTTCGTTCTTCGCCGAGATCGCTTCCGGGACGCGGTTGCTGCGGACCCAGGTCGAAGCGGCACTGGGCGAGCTCGTGTCGCAGGGACTGGTGTCGGCGGACAGCTTCATGGGATTGCGCGCTCTTCTCGTGCCCTCGGAGCGGCGCAAGCCGCTGCACGATGGAGGCCGTCGCCGGCGCGCGGTGGCGCATTACGGCGTCGAGGACGCTGGACGCTGGGGAATCCTGCGCACGCCACAGCATGCAGAAGCTGTGGCAGGGGACGGATCAGCGCTTCCGCTCGCTGTCGACACGAGCACTGCCGAAGCGGTCGCGCCGGTCCTGCTCCGGCGCTGGGGCATCGTCTTCCGCAAGCTCGTCGAAAGGGAGCCCGCGGCGCCACCGTGGCGCGAGCTGCTCGCAGTGTTACGACGGCTGGAGGCGCGTGGCGAGATCCGCGGCGGCCGCTTCGTGGACGGCTTCAGCGGCGAGCAGTTCGCCCTCCCGGAGGCCGTGGGTACGCTCCGTCAGGTGCGGAAGAGCCCGCGGACGGGAGCTTTCGTCGCCGTGAGCGGTGCCGATCCTCTCAACCTGGTGGGCGTTCTCACTCCGGGTGCACGGGTTCCGGTGCACACGGACAACCGCGTGCTCTACCGCGATGGCGTTCCTCTCGCGGTGCGCGTCGCCGGCGAGATCCGCCTCCTCGAAGCCACGGAAGACGGAACGACTACCTGGGAGATCCGCCAAGCCCTGGTGCGCCGGCGTGTTCCGCCACAGCTGCGCCGGGTTCTCCGTTTCGCCTGAAAAAGCGAGAGGGCGCGCTGGGGCGCGCCCTCTGCTCCTGCATCCTTGCAGCGATTTGGCATCCTGCCGCATCGACGAGCTCGCGCCTGCAGCTCCTCAGCTCGCCACGGAGATGACGACTGCACCGGCGGCGATCAGGAGGCAAGTCGCCCCGACGATGAAGCGCAGGATCGCGTAGCTGTTGACCTCGGACATGCGTTCTCCACGGAGACCCGGCCCACCGGCGA
This Candidatus Krumholzibacteriia bacterium DNA region includes the following protein-coding sequences:
- a CDS encoding ATP-dependent DNA helicase, yielding EWQRLSPEDDVEGPEGLSMVVEQLDGFEAAAAAWESEILPARVADYDPSWLDSLCLSGRCTWARLSPARTGGRDTEAEAPVVRGRGGPVRTTPIALLQRSNLRAWPQLETWPEDLHLSPEAQGVYSYLQRRGASFFAEIASGTRLLRTQVEAALGELVSQGLVSADSFMGLRALLVPSERRKPLHDGGRRRRAVAHYGVEDAGRWGILRTPQHAEAVAGDGSALPLAVDTSTAEAVAPVLLRRWGIVFRKLVEREPAAPPWRELLAVLRRLEARGEIRGGRFVDGFSGEQFALPEAVGTLRQVRKSPRTGAFVAVSGADPLNLVGVLTPGARVPVHTDNRVLYRDGVPLAVRVAGEIRLLEATEDGTTTWEIRQALVRRRVPPQLRRVLRFA